The following are from one region of the Achromobacter xylosoxidans genome:
- a CDS encoding c-type cytochrome produces the protein MLAFISFRSVSLPRFWAISLFGVAAAFLAAPAPAQPAPQEILRPDTMDARVAACTACHGAQGRAGNDGYYPRLAGKPQEYLYHQLLNFRDDRRQYRPMTHLLTGLPDDYLREIAAYFSSQHVPYPPPTRADVSAATLEAGRKLALNGDAARGLPACAACHGAALGGVLPAIPGLLGLPRDYIGSQIGSWKNGLRRAAEPDCMADISNKLTPQDIGALAAWLSSQPVVEPYAPEAAGSIRLPAECGSQAQR, from the coding sequence ATGTTAGCCTTCATTTCCTTTCGTAGTGTTTCACTGCCGCGTTTTTGGGCAATTTCCCTATTTGGGGTGGCTGCCGCCTTCCTGGCAGCGCCCGCGCCGGCCCAGCCCGCGCCCCAGGAAATCCTGCGCCCGGACACCATGGACGCCCGCGTCGCCGCCTGTACGGCCTGTCATGGTGCGCAGGGCCGGGCCGGCAACGACGGCTACTATCCGCGCCTGGCGGGCAAGCCTCAGGAGTACCTGTACCACCAGCTGCTCAACTTCCGCGACGACCGGCGTCAGTACCGGCCTATGACGCATTTGTTGACCGGCCTGCCCGACGACTACCTGCGCGAGATCGCCGCGTATTTTTCCTCGCAGCATGTGCCGTATCCGCCGCCGACGCGCGCCGACGTCTCCGCCGCCACGCTGGAAGCCGGGCGCAAGCTGGCCCTGAACGGTGACGCCGCGCGCGGTCTGCCCGCCTGTGCCGCCTGTCACGGTGCCGCTCTGGGCGGTGTGTTGCCCGCCATTCCCGGCTTGCTTGGCCTGCCGCGCGACTACATCGGTTCGCAGATCGGCAGCTGGAAGAACGGCTTGCGCCGCGCTGCCGAGCCGGACTGCATGGCCGACATCTCCAACAAACTCACTCCCCAGGACATCGGCGCGCTGGCCGCGTGGCTGTCCTCGCAACCCGTCGTGGAACCCTACGCGCCAGAAGCCGCGGGTTCGATACGCCTGCCCGCGGAATGCGGCAGCCAGGCGCAACGGTAA
- a CDS encoding septal ring lytic transglycosylase RlpA family protein, whose translation MTLSRPTRLFMMLLLAIAVAGCSSTGGRKKGGGYYKDDGPDANPPSNLDQVPDAVPRIEPYASGANRPYVVFGQRYVPDTSGQPYKKRGTASWYGKKFHGNSTSIGESYDMYAMTAAHTTLPLPSYARVTSMVNGKTIIVRVNDRGPFHSDRIMDLSYVAAYKLGIIGPGSGQVIVEAIPQDEIRRLASQGAPATAIPEPASATGSSPVAAPIAAVPVALAAEPLSGPAPGSAPVRQPAAGGIGSVYLQVGAFSQPANAQSLVSRINTQLGAEGAPPASVEQSNNLYRVKIGPYPDRQSALDAVPIVSDRIGILPSIASQ comes from the coding sequence ATGACCCTGTCCCGCCCGACCCGCCTGTTCATGATGCTGCTGCTGGCCATTGCCGTGGCTGGCTGCTCTTCCACCGGCGGACGCAAGAAGGGCGGCGGGTATTACAAGGACGACGGGCCAGACGCGAATCCGCCCTCGAACCTGGACCAGGTGCCCGACGCGGTGCCCAGGATCGAACCCTATGCCAGCGGCGCGAACCGCCCGTATGTGGTGTTCGGCCAGCGCTATGTGCCGGACACCAGCGGCCAGCCCTATAAAAAGCGCGGCACCGCCTCGTGGTACGGCAAGAAGTTCCACGGCAATTCCACGTCCATCGGCGAGTCCTACGACATGTACGCCATGACGGCCGCCCACACCACGCTGCCACTGCCCAGCTACGCCCGCGTCACCAGCATGGTCAACGGCAAGACCATCATCGTGCGGGTGAACGACCGCGGCCCGTTCCACAGCGACCGCATCATGGACCTGTCCTATGTCGCCGCGTACAAGCTGGGCATCATCGGCCCTGGCAGCGGCCAGGTGATCGTGGAAGCCATCCCGCAGGACGAGATCCGGCGGCTGGCCTCGCAGGGCGCGCCTGCCACGGCCATACCCGAACCCGCATCGGCCACGGGTTCCTCGCCCGTGGCCGCGCCCATCGCCGCCGTGCCGGTGGCGCTGGCGGCCGAACCCCTGTCGGGGCCCGCTCCGGGTTCCGCGCCGGTGCGCCAGCCGGCAGCGGGCGGCATCGGCAGCGTCTATCTGCAGGTGGGCGCGTTCAGCCAGCCGGCCAATGCGCAATCGCTGGTCAGCCGCATCAACACGCAGCTGGGCGCCGAAGGCGCGCCGCCCGCATCGGTCGAACAGTCGAACAATCTGTATCGGGTCAAGATCGGCCCCTACCCCGACCGGCAGAGCGCCTTGGACGCCGTGCCGATAGTGTCGGACCGCATCGGCATCCTGCCCAGCATCGCCTCGCAGTAA
- a CDS encoding methylated-DNA--[protein]-cysteine S-methyltransferase — MVYSTIVSNKPADPDERLVYRDISTPLGDMRLVASAKGLRGAWFTDQELLPAADGWILTDSDPILEQARRELEEWFAGKRRVFDVVLDPVGTTFQHQVWHALCDLEFGVLASYGDLARTVGRPKGAQAVGGAVGRNPISIIIPCHRVIGADTSLTGFGGGLPRKQALLAHEGNRYRSRSASARRVCDGQAELPW; from the coding sequence ATGGTGTATTCGACTATCGTGTCCAACAAGCCCGCGGATCCCGACGAACGCCTGGTCTACCGCGACATTTCCACGCCGCTGGGCGACATGCGTCTGGTCGCCAGCGCCAAGGGTCTGCGCGGCGCCTGGTTCACCGATCAGGAACTGCTGCCCGCGGCGGATGGCTGGATCCTCACGGACTCCGATCCCATCCTGGAGCAGGCGCGCCGCGAACTGGAAGAATGGTTCGCCGGCAAGCGCCGCGTCTTCGACGTGGTGCTGGACCCCGTCGGCACCACTTTCCAACACCAGGTCTGGCATGCGCTGTGCGACCTGGAATTCGGCGTGCTGGCCAGCTACGGCGACCTGGCGCGCACCGTGGGGCGGCCCAAGGGTGCGCAGGCGGTCGGCGGCGCCGTCGGACGCAATCCGATCAGCATCATCATTCCCTGTCATCGCGTGATCGGGGCCGACACCTCGCTGACCGGCTTCGGCGGCGGGCTGCCGCGCAAGCAGGCCTTGCTGGCGCACGAAGGCAATCGCTACCGCAGCCGTAGCGCAAGCGCGCGCCGGGTGTGCGACGGTCAGGCCGAACTGCCCTGGTAG
- a CDS encoding YraN family protein has product MTDDTLRLACELALAARGRAAKRRRRAARAAPADRPPPRRSPAQRKGDHHEDAALRLLQSRGLVLLARNLQTRAGEIDLAMREGDTLVFVEVRSRGPSRYGGAAASIGPDKQARLASAAACWLPELARRHWRGRLPAARFDAVVFDAGDPQWLRGAFWQA; this is encoded by the coding sequence ATGACGGATGACACCTTGCGACTGGCCTGCGAACTGGCCCTGGCCGCCCGCGGCCGCGCCGCCAAACGCCGGCGCCGTGCCGCGCGCGCGGCGCCAGCGGATCGCCCGCCCCCGCGACGCTCGCCCGCCCAACGCAAGGGCGACCACCACGAGGACGCCGCCTTGCGCCTGCTGCAGTCGCGCGGCCTGGTCCTGCTGGCGCGCAATCTGCAGACCCGCGCCGGCGAGATCGACCTGGCCATGCGCGAAGGCGACACGCTGGTGTTCGTCGAGGTCCGATCGCGCGGCCCCAGCCGCTACGGCGGCGCCGCAGCCAGCATCGGCCCGGACAAGCAGGCACGGCTGGCCAGCGCCGCGGCCTGCTGGCTGCCGGAGCTGGCCCGGCGCCACTGGCGCGGCAGGCTGCCGGCGGCGCGCTTTGACGCGGTCGTCTTCGACGCCGGCGATCCCCAGTGGCTGCGCGGCGCGTTCT
- the rsmI gene encoding 16S rRNA (cytidine(1402)-2'-O)-methyltransferase, whose amino-acid sequence MNQNVSPPPAGDAWSRVSERVAGQHWPAATLYVVATPIGNLGDLGLRAWHALQRADVIAAEDTRASRALLDAWGVGTPLMAAHRHNEAAAAQAICERLAQGQRVALVSDAGAPAVSDPGARIVRAVREAGFGVVPVPGPSAVIAALMGSGVTTDENPGYAFAGFPPPKAAARQRWLRTWCALPAPVVMFESPHRLAATLADLLEVCGPDRLLTVARELTKRFEEIATFPMGEGAAWLAADSHREQGEFVLIAHAPAEQEADEEADPRTDALLDALLESLSLRDAARVAAKVSGLPRDVLYNRALARKKSAE is encoded by the coding sequence ATGAATCAAAATGTCTCACCTCCCCCTGCCGGAGATGCCTGGTCTCGCGTTTCTGAGCGCGTGGCGGGGCAGCATTGGCCCGCTGCGACGCTGTATGTCGTGGCCACGCCGATCGGCAACCTGGGCGACCTGGGGCTGCGCGCCTGGCACGCTTTGCAGCGGGCCGATGTAATCGCCGCGGAAGACACGCGCGCCAGCCGCGCCTTGCTGGACGCCTGGGGCGTGGGTACGCCGCTCATGGCCGCCCACCGCCACAATGAAGCCGCCGCGGCCCAGGCCATTTGCGAGCGTCTGGCCCAGGGCCAGCGCGTGGCGCTGGTGTCCGACGCCGGCGCGCCCGCCGTCAGCGATCCGGGCGCGCGCATCGTGCGCGCCGTGCGCGAAGCCGGCTTCGGCGTGGTGCCGGTGCCCGGTCCCAGCGCGGTCATCGCCGCGCTGATGGGTAGCGGCGTTACCACCGACGAAAACCCGGGCTATGCCTTTGCCGGATTTCCTCCGCCCAAGGCGGCTGCGCGCCAGCGCTGGCTGCGCACCTGGTGCGCCTTGCCCGCGCCGGTCGTCATGTTCGAATCGCCGCACCGGCTCGCGGCCACGCTGGCCGACCTGCTGGAAGTGTGCGGCCCCGACCGTCTTCTGACCGTGGCGCGCGAACTGACCAAGCGTTTCGAGGAGATCGCAACGTTCCCGATGGGCGAAGGCGCGGCCTGGCTGGCTGCGGACTCGCACCGCGAACAGGGCGAATTCGTGCTGATCGCGCACGCGCCCGCGGAACAGGAAGCGGATGAAGAAGCCGATCCGCGCACCGATGCGCTGCTGGACGCCTTGCTGGAGTCGCTGTCCTTGCGCGACGCCGCGCGCGTGGCCGCCAAGGTTTCCGGCCTGCCGCGCGACGTGCTGTACAACCGGGCCCTGGCCCGCAAGAAATCGGCGGAGTAA
- a CDS encoding c-type cytochrome: protein MSIMKKVLSALLLLAIAAVGGLYWFGTRDDASTGPAAAAADAATLVERGRYLALAGNCMACHTSRGGKTLAGGTPIPTPFGTVYGPNLTPDDKTGIGAWTADDFWQALHNGKSRDGTLLYPAFPYTEYTRVTRADSDALYAYLRTVAPVDQPNRPPEMEFPYDQRALLAAWRALYFKPGVQEADAGQSVQWNRGRYLVEGLGHCAACHTPRNTLGGLRSADPLAGGVIPVLDWYAPPLTNDMETGMGRWSAEDIAALLKTGISKHSSASGPMAEVVLGSTQHLTDADALAIGVYIKSLPATAASTERTRTAVAPAAMELGGKIYRQQCVQCHQSAGEGSGTAWPALAGNPTVTAPSPVNAIRMVLDGGYAPATAANPRPHGMPPFGQLLNDGDIAMLVTYIRNSWGNEAGGVTPLEVKRARAASTLN from the coding sequence ATGTCGATCATGAAGAAAGTCCTGTCCGCCCTGTTGCTGCTCGCGATCGCAGCCGTGGGCGGCCTCTACTGGTTCGGTACGCGCGACGATGCCAGCACCGGTCCCGCCGCGGCCGCGGCGGATGCCGCGACGCTGGTGGAGCGCGGCCGCTACCTTGCGCTCGCTGGCAATTGCATGGCCTGCCACACCAGCCGGGGCGGCAAGACGCTGGCGGGCGGCACGCCGATCCCTACGCCGTTCGGCACGGTGTACGGCCCGAACCTCACGCCCGACGACAAAACCGGCATAGGCGCCTGGACCGCGGACGATTTCTGGCAGGCGCTGCACAACGGCAAGTCGCGCGACGGCACGCTGCTGTATCCCGCTTTCCCTTATACGGAATACACGCGCGTGACCCGCGCCGATTCCGACGCGTTGTACGCCTATCTGCGCACCGTGGCGCCCGTGGACCAGCCCAACCGGCCGCCCGAGATGGAATTCCCCTACGACCAGCGGGCGCTGCTGGCCGCCTGGCGCGCGCTGTACTTCAAACCGGGCGTGCAGGAGGCGGACGCAGGGCAATCGGTGCAGTGGAATCGCGGCCGATATCTGGTCGAAGGCCTGGGGCATTGCGCCGCCTGCCATACGCCGCGCAACACCCTGGGGGGGCTGCGTTCGGCCGACCCATTGGCCGGCGGCGTGATCCCGGTGCTGGATTGGTACGCGCCGCCGCTCACCAACGATATGGAAACCGGCATGGGCAGATGGTCCGCCGAAGACATTGCAGCCTTGCTCAAGACTGGCATTTCGAAGCATTCCAGCGCCAGCGGCCCCATGGCCGAGGTGGTGCTGGGCAGTACGCAGCATCTGACCGATGCGGACGCACTGGCCATCGGCGTCTATATCAAATCCCTGCCCGCCACGGCGGCTTCAACGGAGCGTACGCGGACCGCTGTCGCGCCAGCCGCCATGGAACTGGGCGGCAAGATCTACCGCCAGCAATGCGTGCAATGCCACCAGTCAGCGGGCGAGGGCAGCGGCACGGCATGGCCCGCGCTGGCGGGCAATCCGACCGTGACGGCGCCGTCGCCTGTCAACGCGATCCGCATGGTGCTGGACGGCGGCTATGCCCCGGCCACGGCGGCGAACCCGCGGCCTCACGGCATGCCGCCCTTCGGGCAGCTGCTCAACGACGGCGACATCGCGATGCTGGTGACGTATATCCGCAATAGCTGGGGCAACGAGGCGGGCGGCGTGACCCCGCTGGAAGTCAAGCGCGCGCGCGCCGCATCGACGTTGAACTGA
- the rapZ gene encoding RNase adapter RapZ — protein MLKVVLVTGISGSGKSVALRMLEDASYTCVDNLPVRFLTEFIANARDDGMERVAVAIDVRSPGELAELPDVVTALRAMGTSLRVVFLDASTETLVQRYSESRRRHPLTDRLQHGGKTPTLSECIAVERELLAPLREQEHVIDTSDLTPGQLRVWIRDLIKADRAPLVLTFESFAYKRGVPRDADLVFDVRCLPNPYYDRDLRPLTGRDEPVAAWLAGFDLVGQMIDDIAGFLNRWLPQYTQDTRNYLTVAIGCTGGQHRSVYVVEQLALRFADHDPLLVRHRTQLPDESA, from the coding sequence ATGTTGAAAGTCGTCCTCGTCACCGGCATCTCAGGCTCAGGCAAGTCCGTCGCCCTGCGCATGCTTGAGGACGCAAGCTATACCTGCGTCGACAACCTGCCCGTGCGGTTCCTGACCGAGTTCATCGCCAACGCCCGCGATGACGGCATGGAGCGCGTCGCGGTCGCCATCGACGTCCGCTCCCCCGGCGAACTGGCCGAACTGCCCGACGTGGTCACCGCGCTGCGCGCCATGGGCACCAGCCTGCGCGTGGTCTTCCTGGACGCCAGCACGGAAACGCTGGTGCAGCGCTATTCCGAATCGCGCCGCCGCCACCCGCTGACCGACCGCCTGCAGCACGGCGGCAAGACCCCGACGCTGTCCGAGTGCATCGCTGTGGAGCGCGAACTGCTCGCGCCGCTGCGCGAACAGGAACACGTCATCGACACCTCGGACCTGACGCCGGGCCAACTGCGCGTCTGGATCCGCGACCTGATCAAGGCCGACCGCGCGCCGCTGGTGCTGACTTTCGAGTCCTTCGCCTACAAGCGCGGCGTGCCGCGCGACGCGGACCTGGTATTCGACGTGCGCTGCCTGCCCAACCCCTACTACGACCGCGACCTGCGGCCGCTGACCGGCCGTGACGAACCCGTGGCCGCCTGGCTGGCGGGCTTCGACCTGGTGGGACAGATGATCGACGACATCGCCGGTTTCCTGAACCGCTGGCTGCCGCAATACACGCAAGACACCCGCAATTACCTTACGGTCGCCATCGGCTGCACCGGCGGCCAGCACCGTTCGGTGTACGTGGTCGAACAGCTGGCGCTGCGTTTTGCCGACCACGACCCGCTGCTGGTGCGCCATCGCACCCAACTGCCTGACGAATCCGCATGA